The nucleotide sequence CTGCAATACCAAACCGTTCCCAAACTTTCAGACGACCTGCCGCCGCTCGTTTGCGATATGTCCAGCGAAATCCTCTCGCGCGAATTTGACGTTTCCGACTACGGGCTGATTTACGCGGGCGCACAAAAAAACATCGGCCCCGCCGGCGCAACCGTCGTCATTATCCGAGAAGACCTGCTCGACCGCTGCCCCGACAGCATTCCCGACGTTTTCAACTACCGTTCCCACATCAACCGCGACGGCATGTACAACACCCCGTCCACCTACGCCATTTATATGTCGGGTTTAGTGTTCCGCTGGCTGCTGACACAAGGCGGCGTGAAAAAAATCGAAGCCGTCAACAACATCAAAGCCCAAACGCTTTATGATGCCATCGACAACAGCGGCGGCTTCTACGTCAACCGAATCCGCCCCGATGCCCGCTCGAAAATGAACGTCGTTTTCCAAACCACCTCAGCCGAACTCGACCGCCGCTTCGTCCTCGAAGCCGAACTGCAGGGTCTGTGCCTGCTCAAAGGCTATAAAACGGTCGGCGGTATGCGCGCCAGCATCTACAACGCCATGCCGCTCGAAGGCGTACAGGCGTTGGCAGACTTTATGTGCGATTTCCAACGGCGTTACGGCTAAGGATTTTATTTCTATATATAAAGGTCGTCTGAAAATTTGCCGCGCTTGTTTTCAGACGACCTTTATATTGGAGGCGGCAGATTAACGGCCTCTATTTATGTAACGATTTTGGCACCTGTCGCATTGCTCTGCCTTTCAGCCGCATTTTCAAACATGGTGTTTCAATTCGCTTTGTGCTATAAAATCCGCTGTTTTAACTGATTCGAAAGAAAAAAATGGACGCTTTACACCTTCTCACCACACGTCGTTCATCTAAAAAACTGACTGCTCCCGCGCCGAACGCAGAGCAACTGGAAGCAATGCTGCAAGCCGCTACGCAGGTTCCCGATCACGGCAATATGCGTCCGTTCCGCTTCACCGTCATTCAAAGCGCGGAAGGATTGCAACGTTTCCGCGAAATTTTGTGCCGGACCGTTACCGAGTTGAATTTTGGCGATGATGTTATGAGAAAGGCCGAGCGGGTGGGCAATATGGCTCCGATGGTTATTGGCGTAACTTTTGCGCCTAATCGCGAAGTGGCGAAGCCCAAACCCGAATGGGAACAGATGTTGAGCGCGGGCTGTGCCGCCTACGGGTTGCAGCTTGCCGCTTCCGCGCAGGGCTTCGACAATGTGTGGATTACGGGAATGTGGGTCAACAGCCCGCTCTTGCGCGAAGCATTCGGTTGTTCGGACAAAGACAAGATTATCGGGCTGATGATGATCGGCTCTCCTGTGGAAGAGGGGGGCGGTGCGAAAAATACCGATTTGGAACAATTCGTAACGACTTGGTAAACGGTTTGCAATATAAACAGGTCGTCTGAAAACCGGGATTCAGGTTTTCAGACGACCTTTGGTTTTGGTAAAAGCCAAATAGACGGCTGCCTTTTCCGACTTCGGGCAAAAGGCGTACAATCCGAATTCAAACGAACCGGAACGAATGGAAACGAATCCAGATGAAACCGAAAATACAGAGACACGAACATATCCTCACGCTCGTGCGCGAGCAACATTTCATGACGGTCGAGCAGCTTGCGGAAGCCTTGGACGTTACCCCGCAGACCATACGCCGCGACATACAGGAGTTGAGCGAAACGCGGCAGTTGAAGCGTTACCACGGCGGGGCGTCGGTCGGCGATATTTCCGGCAGCGCGGCACAAGGCAAGCGCAATCATTGCCAAAATGAAAAAAACGCCATCGCCCGCCTGATTGCCGCCCACATTCCCGACAATTCGTCGCTGTTTATCAGTATAGGCACGACGATGGAAGCTGTTGCTGCCGAGTTGGTCAAGCAGCGCAAAAACCTGCGGATTATCACCAACAATATTTACGTCGCCTCCATCACTTCCGCGCGCACCGACTACACTGTCATCATCACATCCGGCGTCGTGCGCCCTTTGGACGGCGGGATTACGGGCGTGGCGACGGTTGATTTTATCAACCAGTTTAAAGTCGATTATGCCGTCATGAGTACGCACGGCGTGGAAAGCGACGGCTCGTTGTTGGACTACGACTATAAAGAAGTCAGCGTTATGCAGGCGATGATGACCAATGCGCGGGTCAGGTATTTGGGCGTGGATCACAGCAAATTCAA is from Neisseria sicca and encodes:
- the serC gene encoding phosphoserine transaminase, which codes for MSARPIYNFSAGPAVLPEAVLRTAQQEMLDYNGTGFPVMAMSHRSEMFLSILHHAEQDLRTLLNIPSNYKILFLQGGATTQFNMVAMNLAHGFPSADAVVTGNWSRIAYEQMSRLTDAEIRLAAHGGEQFDYTALPPVETWDIDKNSAFVHFAINETVNGLQYQTVPKLSDDLPPLVCDMSSEILSREFDVSDYGLIYAGAQKNIGPAGATVVIIREDLLDRCPDSIPDVFNYRSHINRDGMYNTPSTYAIYMSGLVFRWLLTQGGVKKIEAVNNIKAQTLYDAIDNSGGFYVNRIRPDARSKMNVVFQTTSAELDRRFVLEAELQGLCLLKGYKTVGGMRASIYNAMPLEGVQALADFMCDFQRRYG
- a CDS encoding DeoR/GlpR family DNA-binding transcription regulator, which encodes MKPKIQRHEHILTLVREQHFMTVEQLAEALDVTPQTIRRDIQELSETRQLKRYHGGASVGDISGSAAQGKRNHCQNEKNAIARLIAAHIPDNSSLFISIGTTMEAVAAELVKQRKNLRIITNNIYVASITSARTDYTVIITSGVVRPLDGGITGVATVDFINQFKVDYAVMSTHGVESDGSLLDYDYKEVSVMQAMMTNARVRYLGVDHSKFNSNALVRLGDIGSFDKVFTDRAPEAAMQKVLGDAGVEWLVAEPVPL
- a CDS encoding nitroreductase family protein; the protein is MDALHLLTTRRSSKKLTAPAPNAEQLEAMLQAATQVPDHGNMRPFRFTVIQSAEGLQRFREILCRTVTELNFGDDVMRKAERVGNMAPMVIGVTFAPNREVAKPKPEWEQMLSAGCAAYGLQLAASAQGFDNVWITGMWVNSPLLREAFGCSDKDKIIGLMMIGSPVEEGGGAKNTDLEQFVTTW